One window from the genome of Alosa alosa isolate M-15738 ecotype Scorff River chromosome 15, AALO_Geno_1.1, whole genome shotgun sequence encodes:
- the slc37a4a gene encoding glucose-6-phosphate exchanger SLC37A4a — protein MTASGYGYYRTSIFLAMFVGYTLYYFNRKTFSFVMPSLMQEITLDKDDLGFITSSQSLAYAISKFISGVLSDQISARVLFSIGLFSVGGINVIFSQSSTVAVFSGLWFLNGLGQGLGWPPCGKVLRKWFEPSQFGTWWAILSCSMNLAGGLGPIIATLMAESYSWRTTLSISGLACVVVSVFCLMLIKNEPSDVGLPNIEPGAKKGKGDSSSDDSTLKEFLLSPYLWVLSLGYLVVFGVKTACTDWGQLFLIQDKEQSVLMGSSFMSALEIGGLVGSIAAGYLSDRAVAKHGLSIKGNPRHSLLLSMMAGMCVSLYLFRVTVTPDSSKLWILSLGAVFGFSSYGPIALFGVIANESAPSNYCGTSHAIVALMANVGGFMSGLPFSTVAKHHGWNMAFWVAEVTCIITTVSFFLLRNIQTKMGRIPKKAD, from the exons ATGACGGCGTCTGGGTATGGATACTATCGGACTTCCATTTTCCTGGCCATGTTTGTGGGCTACACCTTGTACTACTTCAATCGGAAGACCTTCTCGTTTGTGATGCCATCCTTGATGCAAGAAATTACCCTTGACAAAGATGATTTGG GCTTCATCACCAGTAGCCAATCGCTGGCCTACGCCATCAGTAAGTTCATCAGCGGCGTCCTGTCGGACCAGATCAGCGCCCGAGTGCTCTTCTCCATCGGACTCTTCTCGGTGGGCGGCATCAATGTGATCTTCTCTCAGTCGTCCACCGTGGCTGTCTTCTCTGGCCTCTGGTTCCTGAATGGCCTGGGACAGGGTCTGGGCTGGCCCCCATGTGGGAAAGTCCTCCGCAAG TGGTTCGAGCCGTCACAGTTTGGTACGTGGTGGGCCATCCTGTCCTGCAGCATGAATCTGGCGGGGGGGCTGGGCCCCATCATCGCCACGCTGATGGCCGAGAGCTACAGCTGGCGGACCACGCTCTCCATCTCGGGCCTGGCCTGTGTGGTGGTGTCTGTCTTCTGCCTGATGCTCATCAAGAACGAGCCCAGCGACGTTGGGCTGCCCAACATCGAGCCCGGGGCCAAGAAGGGCAAAGGAG ATTCCTCCAGTGACGACAGCACCCTGAAAGAGTTCCTGCTCTCCCCTTATCTCTGGGTGCTGTCGCTAGGCTACCTGGTGGTATTTGGTGTGAAGACCGCCTGCACTGATTGGGGGCAGCTCTTCCTGATCCAGGACAAGGAGCAGTCAGTGCTCATGG GGAGCTCTTTCATGAGTGCCCTGGAGATTGGAGGCCTGGTGGGAAGCATTGCTGCTGGCTACCTCTCGGACCGAGCAGTGGCCAAA CATGGGCTCAGCATTAAAGGCAACCCTCGTCACTCCCTCCTGCTGTCAATGATGGCAGGGATGTGCGTCTCCTTGTACCTCTTCCGAGTCACAGTCACTCCAGACAGCTCAAAG CTCTGGATCCTCTCTCTTGGGGCTGTATTTGGTTTCTCTTCATATGGACCAATAGCATTGTTCGGTGTGATAGCCAATGAGAGTGCCCCTTCAAATTACTGTGGAACTTCACATGCCATTGTTGCTCTCATGGCCAATG TGGGTGGCTTCATGTCTGGACTGCCCTTCAGCACCGTCGCCAAACACCACGGCTGGAACATGGCCTTCTGGGTTGCCGAGGTAACCTGCATCATCACTACGGTCAGCTTCTTCCTACTGCGCAACATCCAAACCAAGATGGGCCGCATCCCCAAGAAGGCCGATTAG